One segment of Chelonia mydas isolate rCheMyd1 chromosome 13, rCheMyd1.pri.v2, whole genome shotgun sequence DNA contains the following:
- the LOC102930994 gene encoding olfactory receptor 49, whose product MKNQTTVVEFIILGLSNNHHGNIIMSAVLLDVFLLTVTGNLIIVTLHLVDHRLQTPMYFFLRNFAVLEICFTCVITPRFLYSLLTERKSISLPGCFLQLLLVFFLGASMFCHEAVMSFDRYMAICHPLRYGTIMNGRVCFQLVLSCWVMSFLIVVPPTFMVVLLPFCGPNVINHFYCDTDVLLQLSCVDTGHLEVMIFFSTTVILLGTLTVTIVSYGCIISTIMRLPSTTGRKKAFSTCSAHLLVVVILYSSCIFRYLRPGQQGVQDFDKVVSLLYCVVVPLFNPYIYALRNEQMKEALKDACGRISKCLRFS is encoded by the coding sequence ATGAAGAACCAGACCACAGTGGTGGAATTCATCATCTTGGGACTGTCCAACAACCACCATGGAAACATCATCATGTCTGCGGTTCTATTAGACGTCTTCCTGTTGACCGTAACGGGAAACCTCATTATTGTCACCCTCCACCTGGTGGACCATCGCCTCCAGACgcccatgtatttcttcctcagGAACTTCGCTGTCTTAGAAATCTGCTTCACCTGTGTCATCACGCCCAGGTTCCTCTACAGCCTCCTGACAGAGAGAAAATCTATTTCCCTCCCTGGTTGTTTCCTTCAGTTGTTATTGGTCTTCTTCCTGGGTGCCTCTATGTTTTGCCATGAGGCTGTCATGTCCTTTGACCGCTACATGGCTATCTGCCATCCCTTGCGTTACGGCACCATCATGAATGGCAGGGTCTGCTTCCAGCTAGTGCTGAGCTGCTGGGTGATGAGTTTTCTTATAGTGGTTCCCCCCACATTTATGGTTGTGCTGTTACCGTTCTGTGGCCCCAATGTCATAAACCACTTCTACTGTGACACAGACGTGTTGCTTCAACTCTCCTGCGTGGACACAGGGCATCTTGAGGTCATGATATTTTTTTCAACAACAGTTATCTTACTTGGTACTTTAACAGTCACTATAGTTTCCTATGGCTGCATCATCTCCACTATCATGCGCCTCCCATCCACCACAGGAAGgaaaaaggccttttccacctgctccgCTCACCTCCTGGTTGTTGTGATATTGTACAGTAGCTGCATCTTCAGGTACCTCCGACCAGGACAGCAGGGTGTGCAGGACTTTGACAAAGTTGTGTCTTTGCTGTACTGTGTGGTGGTCCCTCTCTTTAACCCCTACATCTACGCTCTCCGCAATGAACAAATGAAAGAGGCCCTGAAGGATGCCTGCGGCAGAATTTCTAAGTGTCTGAGATTCTCATGA